The sequence below is a genomic window from Rhinopithecus roxellana isolate Shanxi Qingling chromosome 7, ASM756505v1, whole genome shotgun sequence.
taatttgttgtagcagcaataggaaactataCATGTGGggtcataaataaaataaagaattcagaaaaacTCAGAGTAAGGGAGAATTTAAATAGCTTATGTCTGGTatgtatgtgattttaaaaagggTGAGCAAGAAAGGTCACTCTGAAGATACTTTTGAGCAGAGAACTGAAATAAGAGACAGAGTAAGCCAAATCATTATCTGCATAGGGGAGAACATCAAGTACAAAGGCCCCAAGGCAGGAGCATGTTTGCGTGACCGAGCAACACACCGAGGCCAGCATGGCCGAAGCACAGTGACCTGTGACTTATAACTTGATATGCATATTAAGTATGTATCCTGTAAGAAAGGCTTAGTAAGTATATCACTATAGAAATTTCTTAAGTAtgaaaaaaatttagtaaataaaCTCCATAAAAATGACACCAAACCTAAAATGTAtctgtagatttttcttttttttttccgagacggagtctcgctcagtcgcccaggctggagtgccgtggcgtgatctcccctcactgcaagctccaactcctgggttcacgccattctcttgcctcagcctcccgagtagctgggaccacaggtgcccgccaccacgcctggctaatttttcttttgtatttttagtagagacggggtttcacctgttagccaggatgattttgatctcctgacctcgtgatcctcccgcctcggcctcccaaagtgctgggattataggagtgagccaacacacccagcccttttctcttttttttttttgagacggagtctcactctgttgtccaggctggagtacagtggtgtgatctctgctcactacaaccttttcctgggttaaagcgattatcctgcctcagcctcccaaggacttggaattacaggggtgcaccagcattcccagctaactttttttgtatttttagtagagatggcattttatcaagttgcctagactggtctagaactcctgacctcaggtgatctgcccgccttggcctcccaaagcgctgggattacaggcgcgagccacagcacctggccctaatttttatatttttagtagagatggggtttcaccctgttggccaggctggtcttgaactcctgacctcaactgatccacccgcctcggcctcccaaagtgctaggattataggcgcaagccaccatgcttggcctttaTCTGTAGTTTCAGTAAGGTAAATTAATTTTCTTGCTATAGGATTCAAATACTACTTTACTTATGAATATCTAAATCAGCATAAGTTCACATGGTACTAAATATTGTATTACAATAGTaagtgaataaattattttttaaaatgtttttgaattccaaacttgttttcaatttttttcaaagctaaaataaacagaaaatgacaaCATGAAAATAGAATTTGATGACTAGAATTAGTTCAAGCATATGCACTTTTTGGCACtcacaaattaaaaacagaaacaagcatGAACTTTAACTCCAAGTTCCCTTATCAAATATCCAAGGCAGATTAAAAATCACATCCTCTGTTTGCTTCTTCCTTTGCACCTTCAACACAATAGAGAGGATCAAAGCTGAAGATTAGTTCTTTGTAAGTctaacaaaactgatagacctcTGGTGAGAATGGTCAAGAAGTCACAAactaaatttggaaataaaaaacatcATAACAgattaacacattaaaaagatgtaGTTACCGAACAAATTTAtgataatagattttaaaatttagatgcaatggataaattcctagaaaattaaattctagttccagaaatagaaaacatgaataGTCCTCTGATCATTACAGAAACCGAATCAACCATAAAAGAACcatcccacaaagaaaactcaacCCCAGATGACTTTATTGAGaagttctaccaaacattcaagaCAAGGACACAAAACTCTAccataagaaaaagaagattccAAATTATTTCGTGAAACTAGTATAAATCTGCGAAGGACAGTGAGATAGgaaaataaacatgcaaatttCACGCACTAATACAATGCAAAAACCCTACACAAAACACCGTCAAACCAAATCTAGGAGAGCATATCCACAAAATACCTATATCAAACATTATAGTTATGGATgaaattttgtatgttttctcttGGAAAGCAGGGGAAAAAGATGCCTGTTATCACTACTTCTTCTCAACAATGTAATTCAGGCCCAAATGGTAAATAAGgacaagaggaagaaatcaaaagtaaagaaaaagacaaaaatctcagaattcacagATGATTATAATTGTAAACATTTTGAAACAATCtacatgtaaattaaaattaGTAAATCTAATAAAGCTACTGAATCCAAGATCAAAGGATACTTGTATTCCTATataccagaaagagaaaagatgactGGAAAATTCAAATGGAAGTACACAGAGCTAAGAACATACAAAACCTACTTGAAGAACAAGGAAGGATCATGTGCTCTGTTGTATTATGGAAGCGTAGAAGTGATATAAGGATACACAAAAAACATACCCATGGTACAGAATAGACAAGTCAGAAGCATTCATCAAATATAAGATTCTTGATATGATAGAGGTGATACTGAAGATCAATGGGAGGGAAATTGGcttttcaataaacagtgctagGAAAAATGTTTACTCGTATGTATTGagttaaattagacccttacctCACACTGTACACAAAAATCTACTCCAAGTCAATTAAAGATCTAAAGAAAGGCAAAACCACAAATCTTTTAGAAGGTAATAAAAGAGTATCTTTAAGAAAGACACAGAAAGTacaagcataaagaaaaaaactttcttgaACTCTGATAACCTCAActgcattaaaattaagaaaactactATTCAAACATCATAAGGagaaaaagacaagccacagaattagaaaaggtATTTCTGCCACATATAACTGAAATGGCCTAGTCTCCATAATTAGAACTCCTAAAAATGAATAACTTTATTTAATTAACAAAAAAAGTCAGCAAATTGGAACAGGTCCTCACAAAAGATATATCCAATTTGTCAATAAAAATACGAAAAGGCTCTCAACCCCATTAGGagttagagaattgcaaatcaaagccaaaatGAGATACTATTACATACCCACCTGATTAGTGGAAACTGAAGTCTGAAAAAACTAAGCATGGATGAGAAAACAGAACAGGAACTCTCATACTGTTGCAGAACTGTAATCTGGTACAGACACTTGGTTCTACCTACTCAAGTTGAAGATGCAGATTCTACAACCTAGTAATTTTAATCCTAGGCATGATACACTCTACAGAAACTAATGCACACAAGTGCCAGGATATAGGTATAGGTACAAGAACATCAATGATGGCAGCATTGTTTCTAACAGCCCCAAAATGCCTATCAACAGCAGAATGCATTTGTTCTTTCAACCTGTTATCCATTCCTACCAGTGAGGATAAAAGATttctaatcattaaaaaaaaaaaaaaaaaaaaaaaaaaaaaaaaaaaaaaaaaaaaaaaaaaaaaattctctggatgcggtggctcacacctgtaatcccagcactttgggagaccggggcaagcagattgcctgagctcaggagttcaaaaccagcctggttttgaacaaaaaatgaaatgggcatggtggggtgcacctgtagtcccagctactccggtggctgaggcagaagaactgcttgaatccaggaggtggaggttgcagcgaggcAGGATCGTGCTACTGCtatccagcctgtgcgacagagcgagaccccgttcaTCATACTGGATATGGTAAATAACGTCTTCATCAGCAGCAACAGAGTCTGAATTAGACGTAGAGGGTACACTGTCCAatttatttgtgttctctttgGATTTATGCTTTATATTTCCATTAGTCCTTTTACAAGAACTGCCATTCTTCAGTGGAGTTTTGCCACGTGACTGTCCATCAGAAGTTCTAGTAACACTATGTATGTGTGCTTCAAACCAAGCACCAAGGCCGACATCTCTGGCATCCACCAATTCATTTACCTGCTTGCCCCGGTAAAAGAGGCGCTGGCATTCTGGTCGCACGTCGAACAGCGCCCACACCCGCTCGCGCAGCTCCTCAATCGTGGCTTTGCGAGACACGTCCTCAATGGTGCACGTCTTGGAGCCATCAATGGTGCGAACCTGGATCCACATCTTGGCGCCTAGAGAGGAGCCGGTCCCCTTTGTCTCCCCCTGCGCTCGGGGCACCGCGACCCGCCCGGCCAGCGCCGCTTCCCCTGCGGCTCGGGCCCTCCGCGGCAGGCGGGCGAGCGCACGCACTGGACCTACCGGACGCCGGGCCCGACAGGCGGCGGCGACTCTCAGTCCGCGCAGCCGACTTGAGAAGAGACGACCGGAACCACTCTGAGGCGCTGCTGCAGACACCGCCTCAAAAAGAGGAAGAGGCCATGTCTGCGCCGGGCAGAGTGTTTACTTatcccctaactcattttatgaggccaacaccatcctgatactaaaacctggcagaacacaacaaagaaagaaattttcaggCAATActattcaagacataggcatggacaaaaattttatgatgaaatcaccaaaagcaattgcaacaaaagccaaaattgacaaatgggatctaattaaactaaagagcttctgggcacagcaaaagaaactatcatcagagtgaacaggcaacctacagaatgggagaaaatttttagtctgatatccagaatttacaaggaacttaaatatgtttaccagaaaaaaaacaaacaaccccatcaaaaagtgggcaaatgatatgaagagtcactcctcaaaagaaggcatttacatgaccaacaaacatacgaaaaaaagtTCAACGTCACTGAtgatcatagaaatgcaaatcaaaaccacaatgagataccatctcacagcagtcagaatggcgattattaagaAGTTAGGAAACAATAGATGGCTGGTAAGGCTACAGAGAAGTAGGaaagtttttacactgttggtgggaatgtaaattagttcaaccattgtggaagacagtatggcaattccttaaggatctagaaccagaaataccatatgactcagcaatcccattactgggtatatacctaaagaaatataaatctttctactataaagacacatgcacagtatgtttattgcagcactatttacaatagcaaagacatgaaaccaatccaaatgcccatcaatgatagactggataaagaaaatgtgttacatatacaccatggaatactatgcagccataaaaaggaatgagatcatgtcctttgcagggacatggatgaagctggaagccatgatcctcagcaaactaatacgggaacagaaaaccaaatgtcacatgttctcactcataattcaGAGttaaacattgagaacacatggatgcagAGAGGGGAATgacacataccagggcctgttagCAGGTAGTGGGTGAGGGGAGAGAACTTAGAGGGCgagtcaataggtgcagcaaaccaccatggcacacgtatacctatgtaacaaacctgcacattctgcacatgtatcccattttttaagaagaaatgaaggggaaaaaaaagactaacaaagtaaaaaaaaaaaaagagagagaagatctaaataaatataatcagaaatgacaaaaatgacattgcaactgatcccacagaaatacaaaagatcctcagagaatACCATGAACAATtctgtgcacacaaactagaacccccagaggaaatggataaattcctggaaacacataaTCTCCCAAGATGGAATCAGGAAGACATTAAAACCCTGAGCTGACCAATATTGATCTATGAAATTGAATCAGAGAAAACAAACCTACCAATCACAAAATGCctggatcagatggattcacacccAAGTTCTACCAGATGCATAAAGAAGAACTAGTATCTATCCTACtgcaactattccaaaaaattgagaagaactacctaactcattctatgagaccagcatcagcTTAATACTGCAAAAATCTGGCagtgacacaacaaaaaaggaagcttcaggccaatatctctgatgaacatagatgtaaaaatcctcaacaaaatattagcaaatcaaatccggCAGCACAACCAAAAGTTAATACACTATGATCAAGTAGGCCTtattcctgagatgcaaggccGGTTTGACATATGCTCATGGAGagatgtgattcaccacataaacagaattaaaacagaaaacatactatcatctcaataaatgcagaagaaGCTTTAGATAAAATCCAGCatcatttcatgataaaaaccctttgaaaactaggcatcaaaggaacatacttcaaaatgagctatctatgacaaacccatagccaacatcatactgaatgggcaaaagttagAACCATTCCACTTGAGAACTGGAACTagaaaaggatgcccactctcaccaacCCTATTCAGTGTAGTACctaaagtcctagccagaacaatcagggaagagaatgaaataaaaaacatacaaataagaaATGAAGTCAAACTATCTGTCTTTGCTGAAGACATGATTTCATGCCTAGAAACCTGTTAAGACTCTGACTAAAAGCTActagaattgaaaaataattttagcaatgttttaggacacaaaatcaatgtacaaaaatcagtagcatttctatacaccaataacatccaGGCTGAGAGTCCAATCAGGAGCAcgatcccatttacaatagtcacacacacacaaaaatacctaggaatatagctaaccaaggaggtggaagatctctacaataactacaaaacactgctgaaagaactCAGATATaacacaaataaacagaaagacaTTCTAGGtgcatggattggaaaaatcaatattgttaaaatggccatactgctcaaagcaatttagAGATTCACTGCTGTTCCCATCAAACTACTGaggtcattcttcacagaattagaaaaactattctaaaattcatatggagccaaaaaagagcctgaataggcaaaacaatcctaagcaagaagaacaaagctggaggcatcacactacccaatttcaaactgTACTgtaaggttacagtaaccaaaacggcaaggtactggtacaaaaacagacacaaagactaaaagaacagaatagaaacctcaaaaataaagacacacaCCCACAACCATCTTATCTTTGGCAAGgctgacaaaacaagcaatggggaaaggactcgctactcaataaatggtgctggaataattggctagccatacacGGAAGAAAGAAACTGGACTGTTACCtttaaccatatacaaaaattaactcaacgtgaattaaagatttaaatgtaagacctcaaactataaaaatcctagaagaaaaccttctCAACATCAGCTTTGGCAAAGAATCTTTGGCTAAGTCCCCCAAtccaatagcaacaaaaacagaaattgacatgtgggacctaattaaactaaataacttctgcatggcaaaagaaactatcaacagagtaaacagataatctacagaatgggagaaaatatttgcaaattaagtACCCAAAAATGATCTAGTATccggaatctacaaggaacttaaaccaacaagcaaaaaacaaataaccccataaaaaaatgggtgaaggacacaaacagacacttctcaaaagaagatatgcaagcagccaagaaacatgaaaaaatgctcaatatcactaatcatcagagaaatgcaaatcaaaaccacgaggagataccacctcacaccagtcagaatgcctattattaaaaagtcaaaaaacaacaacaaccaacaaacagatgctgacaaagctgcggagaaaagggaatacttacatactgttggtgggaatgtaaattagttcagtcactgtggaaagcaatttggaaatatctcaaagaactcaaaacagagctaccattcgattcaacaatcccattacggggtatatacccaaaggaaaacagataATTATACCCAAAAGACATAtacacttgtatgttcattgctgtgctattcatgatagcaaagacatggaattaacctaatgtgcccatcaatggtggatccTATACGGAAAATGTAATACATGTAcgccatggaataccatgcagccatagaaaagaatgaaatactgtcttttgcagcaacatagatggagctagAGTCCATAATCCTAggtaaattaacacaggaacaaaaaaccaaatcgCACATGTCtgacttctaagtgggagctaaacattgagcaccaCGGACATAAAcatggcaacaacagacactaCGGATTACTAGATGGGGGAGGAATGGAGGAGGGCAAGGgctaaaaaactacctattggtgggaccaggtgcggtggctcatgcctgtaatcccagcactttgggaggccgaggcgggaggatcacgaggtcaggagatcaagaccatcctggctaacacggtgaaaccccgtctctactaaaaatacaaaaaattagctgggagtggtggcgggcacctgtagtcccagctactcggaggctgaggcaggagaatggcgtgaaggcggagtttgcagtgagccgagatcaggccactgcactccagcctgggcaacagagtgagactccttgtcaacaaaacaaaacaaaacaaaacaagctatTGGTACCATGCTCACTACCTAGATGtgatatacccatgtaacacaACTGCACATGCACCcactgtataaaaaataaaagttgaaatttaaaaaataaatacataggttATTTCTCCACTGCAAAACCagtctcagtgaattggttttgtcCATGCAGTGGGAAGGAAGAACCCATCGGGTAATACACTTTCTCACAGCTTTCAGCACCTAGAGCCTTGCTGCCATCACTGTTATTATCACCACTACCACTGTGGAACTGTCTGGGGgctgagaaggaaaagaagaaaaaaaaaagtaaaatgaatccTACTGTCTCTGAATGTTAGCTATCCACTTTCCCACTTCTTAAACCAGAAGTATGTTTTTTCCTGCAGTTCTGTCTAGGTTCCTACCTTGGACTCAGGACTGGAGATACTGGAGGGAAAAAATGGGAAATTCACCAACAGTTGGTTGGTACTTCAAATTCTCACCTTCCTCTTCAATCTTCCTGCTACCATTTACTTTTCAAAGCTCTCACTTAGCTTCTCCATGTAATCTGTTTAAATTTTATAACTGTATGCCCTAAGAAAAACAAGGGAGAGTATGGTTACTCCATCCCAACTCTTGAAGCCAGGACTTTCTCAGCCTCAATTTTGTCACCTGAGAATGGAAACTATCAGTGGTTACACAGCATAATTGCATTAAGAACATGATCTTACTATCCCAGGAAATTCTTATCTGGGAAGATgaaattgtatataatttttggTTGTTTCAGGGACTtcctaaaaattcaaatatttgaacaaaagAACACTCATCTAATTCTCATCAGGGCGATGGGTCCCTTCTCAAATTGGCAAGTCATTCAGTGCACTTTTTTTGTTACTGTTACTCTTTAAGGCTTGCTTCAAAACCCTTACCTCACTGTGTTCATCAGTTCCAAATGATTGAAATATCACAAATTATTCCAATCCTAATCATGCTCCAGCGTTAAATTATCTATTCTAAATCAGACCCCCAAAATCTTATGCATATCTTACTATTGACTACCCCTTCCTAGACATTACTAAGACAGGCAAATACTGATATCTCTTACTGCAGAATGAGATAAATGGACTTAGCTTGATCAATCAAAACATTATTATGGCGTGTGcataataatatatatcatatgtgtgtgtgtgtgtacatgtatgtgtgtgtgtatatatatatatattctctttttctggATAATCCTAACTGGTACACACaccattatatatacatatgtgtatgtgtgtgtgtgtatatatatgtatgtgtatgtatgtatgtgtgtgtgtatatatatatatttgtgtgtgtaccagttatatacgtgtgtgtgtgtgtgtgtgtgtatgaaacaaGGAATTGACTTGCCTGATTATGGAGGCTAAGTGCCATAATCTGCTGTCTAAAATTTGGAGACCAAGGGAAGCTGATGGTGTAATCTCAGTCCAAACTTGAAGGCTTAAGAACAGGAAGACTAATGGTGTAAGTCCCGGCCTGAGTCCAAAGGCCTAAGAACTGGCTCTGATGTCTGAGGGTAGGAGAAGACACATGTCTCCACTCAAGCAGATAGGAAATTCTCCCTTCATCTACCTTTTTCCTCTATTCgatggattggatgatgcccacccacattggtgagggtggATCTTCTTTACCAATTGATAGACCAATTCAGTCtgccaattcaaatgctaatctcttcctgaaacaccctcgcagacacacccagaaataatgttttgccggctatctgggcatcccttaaccTACCCAGTTTGACACATgcaattaaccatcacaggtgtgtgtgtgtgtgtgtttgtgtgtgtgggtgtgtttgtaGAAGTCAGCAATTGACAGACCTATCCAAAAATATTCTTGTGGGACCAATTTAGCAATTGGAACCCTTACCAGTTCCTCTACTTTCACAAAAATAGTTTAGACAAATCACTAAAGATCTTAACAAGAGTTTATATATCACAAATGAGAGACATGAAAATTACCCAATTTATTTACACCTGCCAACCTTTATGGACTAGAAAGTTCCCTGGATCTCACCATCCCAGCATTGTCAATGAGAAGTTttcaatttgttttgctttgttacaCATGATACCCagaagacaattttatttttctatgtccaCTTCTATGTTCAAAAACTTTCCTACATTAGAGTCATGTGGTTAGCTCCCATCTTCCGAGTCTCTCTCAAGCTCCCAAATACCCATCTCAAAACACTTACCTTCTGTACGCTTTTTCTTTAAACCAGTGTTCCTTGTTTTCATAAGTACAAAAGTATCACCTGTTCTATAGAGAACCAAACCATAATTATTGGATGCTTGAACTTGTAAATGCCACACACTAGTGTGTTAATGTAGGTTTGTGTGTAGTCAAATAAATATGtctgagctaaaggaagaaaaataacccATGTGCCCTTAATCCAGTTTATTTACAGGCTGTATGACTTGtctgctttttaaagaattttgccTAATATCTCAAAGGCTCTTCTCccctttttgctttatattttaaacaagacTGACATTAATGTCTTTAAAAGTATCATGTGAATATGTCATGCATGGTATAACCAAAATGTGAGGCATTATGATTTTAGAATCTgtgtctttaaaattttacattgcattttagaaatatttgatgTAGTTTGTCATATTGCAGTTTCCTTTGTTTCTCCAGCTCCTTTTCACTACCCAAAAGTCTCCACTTCTGCTTGACCATCTGCtccacttttctttccatttcttatcTCAAATACCCCTTTCTCTAATTACCTTTATCAGGTTTGACTcacatatacttatttatttatttaatttattttttattatactttatgttctcgggtacatgtgcacgacgtacaggtttgctacatacgtatacatatgccatgttggtgtgctgtgcgcattaactcgtcatttacatgaggtatatctcctaatgctatccctcccccctccccccaccccacaacaggccccggtgtgtgatgttccacttcctgtgtccaagtgatctcattgttcaattcccacctatgagtgagaacacgcggtttttggctttctgttcttgcagtagtttgctgagaatgatggtttccaactgcatccatgtctctacaaaggacatgaactcatcgtttttttttttttttatttttttatttttttattatactttaagttctagggtacatgtgcataacgtgcaggtttgttacatatgtatacttatgccatgttggtgtgctgcacccatcaactcgtcagcacccatcaattcatcatttatatcatgtataactccccaatgcaatccctccctcctcccatgaactcatcgttttttacgactgcatagtattccatggtgtatatgtgccacattttcttaatccagtctgtcactgatggacatttgggttgattccaagtctttgctattgtgaatagtgccacaataaacatacgtgtgcatgtgtctttatagcagcatgacttataatcctttgggtatatacccagtaatgggatggctg
It includes:
- the LOC115898648 gene encoding E3 ubiquitin-protein ligase UHRF2-like produces the protein MWIQVRTIDGSKTCTIEDVSRKATIEELRERVWALFDVRPECQRLFYRGKQVNELVDARDVGLGAWFEAHIHSVTRTSDGQSRGKTPLKNGSSCKRTNGNIKHKSKENTNKLDSVPSTSNSDSVAADEDVIYHIQYDERGSLGNLEGQQGDHRRASVLKKWMEEG